A stretch of the Streptococcus himalayensis genome encodes the following:
- the birA gene encoding bifunctional biotin--[acetyl-CoA-carboxylase] ligase/biotin operon repressor BirA, whose product MKTYETLFQLLYDAQDYLSGESLATQLGVSRTSIWKAIQRLEKKGITIESVKNKGYKWIAGDLLLPAAIQHHCPVKVRLNPSCQSTQLDAKAGIENGEQPNTLYLAPYQEAGRGRFGRDYYSPNQGGIYMSLHLKPQLPFEQLPTYTILVAAAIYKAVKELTLIDLDIKWVNDLYYHKKKVAGILTEAVTSVETGLVTDVIIGVGLNLSISHFPEELKDKATSLFPDRCPITRNELIAAIWNQFFHSSPEELIYLYRKQSLVLGQKISFEQNGQLQTGQAKDISDQGKLLVKLDTGTEIWLSSGEISLQSW is encoded by the coding sequence ATGAAAACCTATGAAACCCTTTTTCAATTGCTTTATGATGCCCAAGATTACCTCAGCGGAGAAAGCTTAGCCACCCAACTTGGTGTCTCCAGAACATCTATTTGGAAGGCTATTCAACGATTGGAAAAAAAAGGAATTACGATTGAATCTGTCAAAAATAAGGGGTATAAATGGATAGCTGGTGACTTACTCCTACCAGCAGCTATCCAACATCATTGCCCTGTTAAGGTCCGTCTCAATCCCAGCTGTCAGTCCACACAGCTCGATGCCAAAGCAGGAATCGAAAATGGAGAACAGCCCAACACCCTCTACCTTGCTCCCTATCAAGAAGCTGGGCGAGGTCGATTTGGTCGAGACTATTATTCGCCCAACCAAGGGGGAATTTATATGTCCCTTCATCTCAAACCGCAACTCCCTTTTGAGCAACTTCCGACTTATACTATTTTAGTTGCTGCTGCTATTTACAAGGCTGTTAAAGAGTTAACCCTGATTGATTTAGACATCAAATGGGTCAATGACCTCTATTACCACAAAAAGAAGGTTGCGGGTATTCTCACGGAGGCTGTCACTTCTGTCGAAACAGGCTTGGTAACCGATGTCATCATCGGTGTAGGATTGAACCTATCTATTTCACACTTTCCAGAAGAATTAAAAGACAAGGCTACGTCCCTGTTCCCCGATCGCTGTCCGATTACCCGTAATGAACTAATCGCAGCGATTTGGAATCAGTTTTTCCATTCAAGCCCAGAAGAACTCATCTACCTCTACCGCAAGCAATCCCTTGTTTTAGGGCAAAAAATTTCCTTTGAACAAAACGGCCAGCTCCAAACAGGACAGGCAAAAGACATCTCCGACCAAGGAAAACTCCTCGTTAAACTCGATACAGGGACTGAAATCTGGCTATCCAGTGGCGAAATTTCTCTGCAAAGTTGGTAA
- a CDS encoding F0F1 ATP synthase subunit epsilon, with the protein MAQMTVQIVTPDGLIYDHHASFVSVRTNNGELGILPHHENMIAVLAVDEVKVKRIDDDSHVNWIAVNGGIIEVADNLITIVADSAERARDIDISRAERAKRRAELALEEAQDKHLIDQERRAKIALQRAINRINVGSRL; encoded by the coding sequence ATGGCTCAAATGACAGTACAAATCGTGACGCCAGATGGTCTGATTTATGATCACCATGCGAGCTTTGTGTCCGTAAGAACAAATAACGGAGAATTGGGAATTTTACCTCATCATGAAAATATGATTGCTGTATTAGCTGTGGATGAGGTAAAGGTCAAACGAATAGATGATGATAGCCATGTCAATTGGATTGCTGTAAATGGAGGAATTATCGAAGTAGCCGATAATCTTATTACCATTGTGGCGGACTCAGCAGAGCGGGCACGAGATATTGATATTAGCCGTGCCGAGCGTGCCAAACGCCGTGCCGAGTTGGCCCTTGAAGAAGCTCAAGACAAGCATTTGATAGACCAAGAACGTCGGGCAAAAATCGCCTTGCAACGAGCGATTAACCGAATCAATGTCGGCAGTCGTCTATAA
- a CDS encoding LacI family DNA-binding transcriptional regulator, translated as MVRIKDIAEKAGVSSATVSRVLNHDPNLSVTQTTRQLIFQTAQELGYEKRGKKTPPKKSQIGTIAIVEWYTKAQELDDLYYYSIRIGVEKRAQEMGYSLVRIFNNDSFHTLSGIKGIVAIGKFSSQKIQELETYSKQIVFIDSNTLRYGHSCVTTDFENSVIAVLDYFLKHGHVKIGMLAGQECTSDDTTLLLDSRLSTFRNYLSQKGLLQEDWIKIGFFTAEAGYQMMAELLREHPKHLPSALFLANDTLALGALRALQEASIAVPTQISLVAFNDTSISKYVYPPLSSVTVYTEEMGKAALELLHQELEKEGESIPQMMTLSTSLTIRESSCPYENL; from the coding sequence ATGGTCAGAATCAAAGACATCGCAGAGAAGGCTGGTGTCTCGTCTGCTACGGTATCGCGGGTCTTAAATCACGATCCCAATCTCTCAGTAACGCAGACGACTAGACAGCTAATCTTTCAAACCGCCCAAGAGTTAGGATATGAAAAAAGAGGAAAGAAAACACCTCCTAAAAAGTCTCAAATAGGGACCATTGCCATCGTTGAATGGTACACAAAAGCCCAAGAACTGGATGATCTCTATTATTATTCTATCCGAATAGGGGTTGAAAAAAGAGCTCAGGAGATGGGTTACAGCCTTGTTCGGATTTTTAACAATGATAGTTTTCATACCCTATCAGGCATCAAGGGCATTGTTGCCATTGGTAAATTTAGCAGTCAAAAGATTCAGGAGCTAGAAACCTACTCTAAGCAGATTGTATTCATAGACAGCAATACTCTTCGCTACGGCCATAGCTGTGTGACGACTGACTTTGAAAACTCTGTCATTGCTGTCTTGGATTATTTTCTAAAACATGGACATGTAAAAATTGGGATGCTAGCTGGTCAAGAATGTACGTCTGATGACACTACTCTTTTGCTGGATAGCCGTTTATCCACATTTCGGAACTATCTCAGCCAAAAGGGATTGCTCCAAGAAGACTGGATTAAGATTGGCTTCTTTACAGCTGAAGCTGGCTACCAAATGATGGCAGAATTACTCCGTGAACATCCGAAACACCTTCCTTCTGCTCTCTTTTTAGCCAACGACACCCTCGCTCTCGGAGCCCTTCGTGCCCTCCAAGAAGCCAGCATTGCCGTCCCTACTCAAATCAGCCTTGTTGCCTTTAACGACACCTCTATTTCCAAATATGTCTACCCGCCTCTCAGCTCTGTCACAGTCTACACAGAAGAGATGGGGAAAGCAGCCCTAGAACTTCTCCACCAAGAGCTAGAAAAAGAGGGAGAGAGCATTCCACAAATGATGACCTTATCTACAAGCCTAACCATTCGAGAAAGTAGCTGTCCCTATGAAAACCTATGA